From a region of the Streptacidiphilus albus JL83 genome:
- a CDS encoding ATP-binding cassette domain-containing protein: MTAPVYGAGYGDVRLPADAGVILSMFQAIGLTKSYRRGRPPALLDLSFDARQGQVTALLGPVGSGRTTALLLALGLERGRGAALFDGRPYRRIRCPEREVGVVLSEHDRPPRHPDRRARGHLRMLAAAAGVPARRAEQMLEQTRLVGAGEHRLRTFSPGMNRRLALAEALLGDPRTLLLDEPTQDLSPKNCEWFHAVLRAFAAGGGTVLVTVRSPQEAAALADRVVTLEHGRLLADQPVAEFLRTRLHDEVSVAGPRIGRLADLLTQSGAQVRREGGARISVGGVSRTEIGELAFRHGILLHELADRPGTVSAEPTAVAPATEAPEAVAAPPAGVGIPAGQRAEQRHSRLQPVRQSTRTSVGPPARQPAETAQPVQSTRPAEEVAQLAQVVPQATDSETGETVVVLTPGAVVSASVVVQQPAAGPRTSSAGDVQ, from the coding sequence GTGACGGCGCCGGTCTATGGTGCTGGCTACGGGGACGTCCGGCTCCCCGCCGACGCGGGGGTGATCCTCTCCATGTTCCAGGCGATCGGGCTGACCAAGAGCTACCGCCGGGGCCGTCCTCCGGCGCTGCTCGACCTCTCCTTCGACGCGCGGCAGGGGCAGGTCACCGCACTGCTGGGCCCGGTGGGCTCGGGCCGGACCACCGCGCTGCTGCTCGCCCTCGGGCTGGAGCGCGGCCGGGGTGCGGCGCTCTTCGACGGCCGCCCCTACCGCCGGATCCGCTGCCCCGAGCGCGAGGTCGGGGTGGTCCTGTCCGAGCACGACCGTCCGCCGCGCCACCCCGACCGCCGGGCCCGGGGGCACCTGCGGATGCTCGCGGCGGCGGCCGGGGTCCCGGCCCGGCGGGCCGAGCAGATGCTGGAGCAGACCCGGCTGGTCGGGGCCGGCGAGCACCGGCTGCGCACCTTCTCGCCCGGGATGAACCGGCGGCTGGCCCTGGCCGAGGCGCTGCTCGGCGATCCGCGCACGCTGCTGCTGGACGAGCCGACGCAGGACCTCTCGCCCAAGAACTGCGAGTGGTTCCACGCCGTACTCCGGGCTTTCGCCGCCGGGGGCGGCACCGTCCTGGTCACCGTGCGCAGCCCGCAGGAGGCGGCGGCGCTGGCGGACCGGGTGGTCACCCTGGAGCACGGGCGGCTGCTGGCCGACCAGCCGGTGGCGGAGTTCCTGCGGACCCGGCTGCACGACGAGGTGTCGGTGGCCGGTCCCCGGATCGGCCGACTGGCCGACCTGCTCACCCAGTCGGGCGCCCAGGTCCGCCGGGAGGGCGGTGCCCGGATCTCGGTCGGCGGGGTCAGCCGGACCGAGATCGGCGAGTTGGCCTTCCGGCACGGCATCCTGCTGCACGAGCTCGCGGACCGTCCCGGCACCGTCTCCGCCGAGCCGACCGCGGTCGCGCCGGCGACGGAGGCGCCGGAGGCGGTCGCGGCTCCGCCCGCCGGGGTCGGGATCCCCGCCGGGCAGCGCGCGGAGCAGCGGCACTCGCGACTGCAGCCGGTGCGCCAGTCCACCCGGACCTCCGTCGGGCCGCCGGCCCGGCAGCCCGCCGAGACCGCCCAGCCCGTCCAGTCAACCCGGCCCGCCGAGGAAGTGGCGCAGCTGGCGCAGGTGGTTCCGCAGGCGACCGACAGCGAGACCGGCGAGACCGTGGTCGTGCTGACGCCCGGTGCGGTCGTGTCGGCCTCGGTCGTCGTCCAGCAG